One segment of Thermus tengchongensis DNA contains the following:
- a CDS encoding helix-turn-helix domain-containing protein, translated as MTGVGQKLRELRLKRGLSQTKLAQKVGVSQTFISALEMGLKQPSLKTLLALADALSVSPDELLHVAAEEVPHDS; from the coding sequence ATGACCGGAGTGGGCCAGAAGCTAAGGGAGCTAAGGCTCAAGCGGGGCCTAAGCCAAACCAAGTTAGCTCAAAAAGTGGGGGTTTCTCAAACATTCATTTCCGCCTTGGAGATGGGGCTTAAACAGCCCAGTTTAAAAACCCTTTTGGCTTTGGCGGATGCTCTTTCTGTTTCCCCCGATGAGTTGCTACATGTAGCGGCTGAGGAGGTTCCCCATGATTCCTGA
- the surE gene encoding 5'/3'-nucleotidase SurE: MHILVNDDDGLFSPGLWALAEAASRFGEVFVAAPDVEQSGVGHAITIAHPVRALPHPYPLPGPHFPAYRVRGTPADCVALGLRFFGPVDQVLSGINLGSNLGHEIWHSGTVAAARQGTPHRPPPKPGPGHSPAGPQAAGEGVVVAAAVLRERGGGEARGGGGVEEAAGAPGEGSGAKPMQGYLAWIKPRAKPTHWGEQQKTRECPGFFPPHPGGRRRT; the protein is encoded by the coding sequence ATGCACATCCTGGTAAACGACGACGACGGCCTCTTCAGCCCCGGGCTTTGGGCTTTGGCAGAGGCGGCAAGCCGCTTTGGCGAGGTCTTCGTGGCGGCTCCGGACGTGGAGCAAAGCGGGGTGGGCCACGCCATCACCATCGCCCACCCCGTGCGGGCCCTCCCCCACCCATACCCTTTGCCGGGCCCCCACTTTCCCGCCTACCGGGTGCGGGGTACCCCCGCCGACTGCGTGGCCCTGGGCCTCCGCTTCTTCGGCCCCGTGGACCAGGTCCTTTCCGGCATCAACCTGGGGAGCAACCTGGGCCACGAGATCTGGCACTCGGGCACCGTAGCCGCCGCCAGGCAGGGCACCCCGCATCGCCCACCACCTAAGCCTGGACCGGGCCACAGCCCGGCGGGACCTCAGGCGGCGGGTGAAGGGGTGGTTGTGGCTGCGGCGGTGCTACGGGAGCGTGGAGGAGGTGAGGCGAGGGGTGGAGGAGGCGTTGAGGAAGCTGCAGGAGCGCCTGGAGAGGGAAGTGGGGCAAAGCCTATGCAGGGCTACTTAGCCTGGATCAAGCCAAGGGCCAAACCAACGCATTGGGGTGAACAACAGAAAACCCGGGAGTGTCCCGGGTTTTTTCCTCCCCACCCTGGTGGGCGGCGTAGGACTTGA
- a CDS encoding S24 family peptidase, whose amino-acid sequence MATLRWTPEEFAEATGLEVPSIYTQPKRGGDAKPVSPDEIELVPVIGSASGGRPWPTVEHIPITKRWLRPGSIVFRVEGDSMDNGEEGGIRDGDYVLVDQNLKEFREGKVFLVEIIGDGLTVKRARRTKSGWVLASDNPKGPILTPDEAKIVGEVYRVISIREV is encoded by the coding sequence TTGGCCACTCTCCGCTGGACCCCCGAAGAGTTTGCTGAAGCTACGGGCCTGGAGGTCCCCTCCATCTACACCCAGCCCAAGCGAGGCGGAGACGCTAAGCCCGTCTCGCCAGATGAGATTGAGCTTGTCCCGGTCATCGGCTCTGCCTCGGGGGGCCGCCCCTGGCCCACGGTGGAGCACATCCCCATCACTAAGCGCTGGCTTCGCCCGGGGAGCATCGTCTTCCGGGTAGAAGGGGACAGCATGGACAACGGGGAAGAAGGTGGCATCCGGGATGGGGACTACGTCCTGGTGGACCAGAACCTCAAGGAGTTTAGGGAGGGGAAGGTCTTCCTGGTGGAGATCATAGGGGACGGCCTTACCGTCAAGCGGGCCCGCCGCACCAAGAGCGGTTGGGTTCTCGCCTCGGACAACCCCAAGGGCCCCATCCTCACCCCAGATGAAGCGAAGATCGTGGGGGAGGTTTACCGGGTAATCAGCATTAGGGAGGTGTGA
- a CDS encoding JAB domain-containing protein has product MEELRKGRPSRRLLDLASRKRNPIPLERQPLEALLYALLGNLQAARSIAQALEGDIRNIHGWDIRDLEALPGVGRGVIGKLAALVELIRRLHQPRPKM; this is encoded by the coding sequence ATGGAAGAGCTGCGCAAAGGACGCCCTTCACGCCGCCTGTTGGACTTGGCTTCCCGGAAAAGGAACCCCATTCCCCTGGAGCGCCAGCCCCTGGAAGCCCTCCTCTACGCCCTTCTGGGCAACCTCCAGGCGGCCCGGTCCATCGCCCAGGCCCTGGAGGGGGACATCCGCAACATCCACGGCTGGGACATCCGGGACCTGGAGGCCCTTCCCGGGGTGGGGCGGGGGGTGATCGGCAAGCTGGCGGCCCTGGTGGAGCTCATCCGGAGGCTGCACCAGCCGAGGCCCAAGATGTAG
- a CDS encoding NAD-dependent malic enzyme has product MPVSRYYDVKRDERGERYLEPYVSGFLLLRLPLLNKGTAFTEEERRALGLEGLLPPHVNTLEEQKERVYRRYRLIQSPLEKHIYLRHLQDRNEVLFYALLVDHLEEMLPILYTPTVGEAVREFSHIYRYPRGFTASTRNIGHIEEALANVPLEEVRLIVATDSSAILGIGDQGYGGMAIAIGKLTLYTAAGGVGPDKTLPVELDVGTDREDLLADPLYLGVRHKRLRGEEYYRFLDRFVEAVRKRYPKALIQWEDFAKETAFAVLERYRKVIPSFNDDIQGTGAVALAGVLSACRLKGEKLSEQVIVIYGAGAGGIGVAWALREGMKREGLSEEEARARVLVLDSKGLLVEGRSMEDYKRPYAQRPERLAGWEFSGPYPGLLETIRNAKATVLLGLSGQGGSFTEPVAKAMLAFSERPVIFPLSNPTSASEALPDDLIYWTEGRALVAAGSPFPPVGYMGRTIPIGQGNNAFIFPGLGLGAVLARAREVTDGMVLEAAYALYDYTKAHFPDLLYPPVARLREVSPYVAARVMQEALEDGVAEEERVKGLSFKGLMEFVRSRFWEPKYLPYRPAPVI; this is encoded by the coding sequence ATGCCGGTTAGCCGCTATTACGATGTCAAACGGGACGAACGAGGCGAGCGCTACCTGGAGCCCTACGTTTCCGGTTTTCTTTTGCTTCGGCTTCCCCTTCTCAACAAGGGCACGGCCTTCACGGAGGAGGAGCGGAGAGCCTTGGGCCTCGAGGGCCTCCTCCCCCCCCACGTGAACACCCTGGAGGAGCAAAAGGAGCGGGTTTACCGCCGCTACCGCCTGATCCAGAGCCCCTTGGAGAAGCACATCTACCTCCGCCACCTTCAGGACCGCAACGAGGTGCTCTTCTACGCCCTCTTGGTGGACCACCTGGAGGAGATGCTTCCCATCCTCTACACCCCCACGGTGGGGGAGGCGGTGCGGGAGTTCTCCCACATCTACCGCTACCCCCGGGGCTTCACCGCCAGCACCAGAAACATCGGCCACATCGAGGAGGCCCTGGCCAACGTTCCCCTGGAGGAGGTCCGCCTCATCGTGGCCACGGACTCCTCCGCCATCCTGGGCATCGGGGACCAGGGGTACGGGGGCATGGCCATCGCCATCGGCAAGCTCACCCTCTACACCGCCGCAGGGGGGGTGGGGCCGGACAAGACCCTGCCCGTGGAGCTGGATGTGGGCACCGACCGGGAAGACCTCCTGGCCGACCCCCTCTACCTGGGGGTGCGGCACAAGCGCCTGAGGGGGGAAGAGTACTACCGCTTCCTGGACCGGTTCGTGGAGGCGGTGCGCAAGCGCTACCCCAAGGCCCTAATCCAATGGGAGGACTTTGCCAAGGAGACGGCCTTCGCCGTTTTGGAGCGTTACCGCAAGGTGATACCCTCCTTCAATGACGACATCCAGGGGACAGGAGCGGTGGCTTTGGCAGGGGTGCTCTCCGCCTGCCGTCTGAAGGGGGAGAAGCTTTCCGAGCAGGTGATCGTGATTTATGGGGCGGGCGCCGGGGGTATCGGGGTGGCTTGGGCCCTGCGGGAGGGCATGAAGCGGGAAGGCCTTTCCGAGGAGGAAGCTCGGGCCCGGGTGCTGGTGCTGGACTCCAAGGGGCTTTTGGTGGAGGGGCGGAGCATGGAGGACTACAAGCGTCCTTACGCCCAGCGGCCCGAGCGCCTTGCGGGCTGGGAGTTCTCCGGTCCCTACCCTGGCCTTCTGGAGACCATCCGCAACGCCAAGGCCACCGTCCTCCTGGGCCTTTCCGGTCAGGGAGGGAGCTTCACCGAGCCTGTGGCCAAGGCCATGTTGGCCTTTAGCGAGCGCCCCGTCATCTTTCCCCTCTCCAACCCTACCTCGGCCTCCGAGGCCCTGCCCGACGACCTCATCTATTGGACGGAGGGCCGGGCTTTGGTGGCGGCGGGGAGCCCCTTCCCCCCGGTGGGGTACATGGGGCGCACCATCCCCATCGGCCAGGGGAACAACGCCTTCATCTTCCCGGGCCTAGGCCTTGGGGCGGTTTTGGCCCGGGCCCGGGAGGTCACGGACGGCATGGTCCTGGAGGCGGCCTACGCCCTTTACGACTACACCAAGGCCCACTTCCCAGACCTCCTTTACCCGCCGGTGGCTCGCCTGCGGGAGGTTTCCCCCTACGTGGCGGCCCGGGTCATGCAGGAGGCCCTCGAGGACGGGGTGG
- a CDS encoding tyrosine-type recombinase/integrase, producing MSRRGKGEGSIFQRKDGRWAGFVTVGYGPDGRQKKKWVYGRTRREVAEKLARLLPKAGYAVVQDPGRLRLGDWLRHWADHRAKSKGLRPATLNTYRHYLQLLEPLASTPLPRLNPLAIQALFAELAERGLSPSVRRHAYQFLKAALRDAVRAGLLERNPVEAVDPPPSGQVRPARAWSAGEAAQFLKAAEGHRLYPMLALMLATGLRIGEALALRWEDWEGDRLWIRHTLRRDGTLGPTKTPRSQGYLYLDPRTQALLAEHRLAQEEEKAVARRWEEHGLIFPSEVGTPLGYRSFLRTWKGLVQKAGVPYVSPHGLRHTYTSLAFRAGLSPKEVAERLRHADPALALRVYQHLQEEDRRRAALGLDTLLHLEASD from the coding sequence ATGTCCCGTAGAGGCAAAGGTGAAGGCAGCATCTTCCAGCGCAAGGACGGGCGCTGGGCGGGCTTCGTCACGGTGGGCTACGGGCCGGATGGGCGGCAGAAGAAGAAGTGGGTGTATGGCCGCACCCGCCGGGAGGTGGCGGAAAAGTTAGCCCGCCTCCTGCCCAAGGCGGGCTACGCCGTGGTGCAGGACCCGGGCCGCCTCCGCCTCGGGGACTGGCTGCGCCACTGGGCGGACCACCGGGCCAAGAGCAAGGGCTTGAGGCCGGCCACCCTGAACACCTACCGCCACTACCTTCAGCTCCTGGAGCCCCTGGCCTCTACCCCCCTGCCCCGCCTGAACCCCCTCGCCATCCAGGCCCTCTTTGCGGAGCTGGCAGAGCGGGGGCTTTCCCCCTCGGTCCGCCGCCACGCCTACCAGTTCCTCAAGGCCGCCTTACGGGACGCGGTGAGGGCGGGCCTCCTGGAACGGAACCCCGTGGAGGCCGTGGACCCGCCCCCCTCGGGCCAGGTGCGCCCTGCCCGGGCCTGGAGTGCGGGGGAGGCGGCCCAGTTCCTGAAGGCCGCGGAGGGGCACCGCCTTTACCCCATGCTTGCCCTCATGCTGGCCACCGGTCTCCGGATAGGGGAGGCCCTGGCCCTCCGCTGGGAGGACTGGGAGGGGGATCGCCTCTGGATCCGCCACACCCTCCGCCGGGACGGCACCCTGGGGCCCACCAAGACCCCCAGGTCCCAGGGCTACCTCTACCTGGACCCCCGGACGCAGGCTCTCCTGGCGGAACACCGCCTGGCCCAGGAGGAGGAGAAGGCGGTGGCCCGCCGGTGGGAGGAGCACGGGCTCATCTTCCCCTCCGAGGTGGGGACCCCCCTGGGCTACCGCTCCTTCCTCCGCACCTGGAAGGGGCTGGTGCAGAAGGCCGGCGTGCCCTACGTTTCCCCCCACGGCCTCCGGCACACCTACACCTCCCTGGCCTTCCGGGCCGGCCTGAGCCCCAAGGAGGTGGCGGAGCGGCTACGGCATGCGGACCCTGCCCTGGCCCTCCGGGTCTACCAGCACCTCCAGGAGGAGGACCGCCGCCGGGCCGCCCTCGGGCTTGACACCTTATTACACCTAGAGGCTTCGGATTAG
- a CDS encoding helix-turn-helix domain-containing protein, translating into MDKPVYRVDEVAKLLGVSKDTVYELVRAGRIPHKRIGRRIAIPKVLFMEWLNTPDPWESYDVPRRREVRP; encoded by the coding sequence ATGGACAAGCCGGTGTACCGGGTGGACGAGGTGGCAAAGTTGCTGGGGGTCTCAAAGGACACGGTCTACGAGCTGGTACGCGCTGGGCGCATCCCCCACAAGCGCATCGGGCGGCGGATCGCCATCCCCAAGGTCCTCTTCATGGAGTGGCTCAACACGCCGGACCCCTGGGAGTCCTACGACGTGCCCCGGCGTAGGGAGGTGAGGCCATGA